The following nucleotide sequence is from Pseudanabaena sp. BC1403.
CTCGGCATCAGAAAAATGCACGCCGTGCTTTTGAAGATTAATGTAGGCTTTTTTTGAATCCCATTCAACTTGCATACATACATTATATGCATAGACAGAATTAAAAACTTAGTGGGATGACCAAATATTTTCTAAATTCAGCACAAATCCTAATAAAACATCCTCCCCAGATAAACTTACAGGCGCTTCGAGAATCTCTATAGGTTGACCTAAACGAAAAATTGCCACACGCTTGCTTTCGGGATCGATTAGCCAACCCAAACGGCAACCATTATCTTGATATTCCTGCATCTTCGCCAAACCCTTTATCCATGAATCCGTTGGCGATAAAAGCTCGATCGCAAAATCTGGACATAGCGGTAAAAACTTCTTACGTTGTGCAGGAGTGAGATTATTCCATTTTTCAATTGGTATCCATGCTGCATCGGGAGAGCGATCGCTGCCTCTAGGAAGAGAGAACCCAGTTGATGAGTCAAAAGTTTTTCCTGTGGCAGTTTGACGATTCCAGATCCCTAAATCAATCGTAATGTCTGAATTCCAAGCACCTGTTTCTCCTCCAGTTGGGGACATAATTACGAGTTCTCCGTTTGC
It contains:
- a CDS encoding Uma2 family endonuclease, which gives rise to MTAYTVNLDPIVKLTREQFYELCAANPELKLERNANGELVIMSPTGGETGAWNSDITIDLGIWNRQTATGKTFDSSTGFSLPRGSDRSPDAAWIPIEKWNNLTPAQRKKFLPLCPDFAIELLSPTDSWIKGLAKMQEYQDNGCRLGWLIDPESKRVAIFRLGQPIEILEAPVSLSGEDVLLGFVLNLENIWSSH